The Candidatus Methylomirabilota bacterium nucleotide sequence GGAGGCGGCCCCGGAGCAGGAGGACGACGGCGAGCCCGACGAGCTGGCAGGCGCCCATGATCACGGCGACGGCGGAGGCCATCGACATGTCGTAGTGCTCGAACGCCTGCTGGTAGGCGGCGATGGCGATCGTCCGGGTGGCGCCGGCCGGCTGGCCGACCAGGACGGCCGACGGGAAGACGCCGAAGTTCATGACGAAGACGAGGGCGAAGGCGATCGCCGCGCCGGGGGCGATGAGGGGCCACATGACGCGCCGGAACACCGCCCACGGCCCGGCGCCGAGAATGCGGGCGGCGTGCTCCAGGGCGGGATCGATCCCCGAGATGTACCCCAGCAGCATGAGGAAGCAAAACGGGAAGTGCTGGACGAACAGGGCGATCATCACCCCGGTGTAGTTGTGGGTCAGCCGCAGGGGATCGCCGAGCCCGGCCGCCACCAGGAGCTGGTTGGGCCAGCCCTTGGGCCCGTAGAAGCCGTTGATCCCCTCGGCGACCAGGACCGTTCCCAGCGCGATCGGCAGGATGAGGACGGTCGTGATCGTCCGCTCGAGCCAGATCCCCCGGCGCATCGCGTAGGCCACCACCAGGGCGAGTCCGACGGTCAGGAGCGTGTTGGGGACGGCGATCGAAGCGGTCACCCAGATCGTCCGCGCCTGCCAGGGGTCGGTGAGGAATGCGAGGTAGTTGGCCAGCGACAGGCCGCCGCCCGCCCCCGGGCCGGGTCGCAGCGACAGCACGACGCCGTAGGCGAAGGGATAGACGAACATGACCAGCAGGTAGACCACCGAGGGGACGAGCAGCACGAGCCCGGGACCCACCCGGGAGCGGTCGAGCCGCGCGCGGGCGGCCGGCCCGGCGATCGCGGCCGGCGTGCTCACGGGGTGGCTCCCAGGCCGTCCTCGGGCGGCAGCACGACGACGCGCTCCGCCGGGAGCCGCAGCGCCACCGGGCTGCCCACCGCCACCGGCCGGCCGACGCGCGCCTTGACGGACTGCCCCGACGGGAGCTCCACCTCGAGGTCGTGCTCGCGCCCCAGGTATTCGATGAGCCGCACGCGGCCCGACAGGACGTTCACGCCGGGCGCGTCCTCGGTGAGCAGGACGTCCTCGGGCCGGACGGCGGCGATGCCCGCCGCCCCCGGCGCCAGCGGGGCGGCCGTGCGGCCCGCGAGCTGGAGCGTGCCGGCCCGGCCGAGCACCGTCCCGTCGGCGCCCCGTCCGGTGACGGTGAGCGGGAAGAAATTCCGGTAGCCCATGAAGTCGGCGACG carries:
- a CDS encoding sugar ABC transporter permease; the encoded protein is MSTPAAIAGPAARARLDRSRVGPGLVLLVPSVVYLLVMFVYPFAYGVVLSLRPGPGAGGGLSLANYLAFLTDPWQARTIWVTASIAVPNTLLTVGLALVVAYAMRRGIWLERTITTVLILPIALGTVLVAEGINGFYGPKGWPNQLLVAAGLGDPLRLTHNYTGVMIALFVQHFPFCFLMLLGYISGIDPALEHAARILGAGPWAVFRRVMWPLIAPGAAIAFALVFVMNFGVFPSAVLVGQPAGATRTIAIAAYQQAFEHYDMSMASAVAVIMGACQLVGLAVVLLLRGRLRATGVATLGAGKR